One window of Polynucleobacter sp. HIN5 genomic DNA carries:
- a CDS encoding UDP-N-acetylmuramoyl-L-alanyl-D-glutamate--2,6-diaminopimelate ligase, which translates to MTHRDVLPYLRLSLVPSAKLVADTRLITKGDVFLAYSVGHGKALRDGRIYIAQALSRGATYVLYQPNTDEAQNLAWESDLDERCIAVPELAKHAGWLSSVWYGKPSEVVPVIGVTGTNGKTSVTQWLAQCLSERAAVIGTLGSGFPNQLQGLGYTTPDAPRLQMELASLKAKGAEYIALEVSSHALEQGRVNGTHFACAVFTNLSRDHLDYHGSMAEYGAAKARLFLDFHPKNVVINIDDSFGRELLMSMATREGVEIWAYGMSQSSFQGLEKLQSRFKAIYFQEYTFGKNAYQCQLSIDGVNHSVTIPVLGKFNLSNALAVISTLMVFRIPDALKRLSNLKPVLGRMEVIHSDRADTPLMVVDYAHTPDALQKVLETLKPIAQGRGGKLLCVFGCGGDRDQEKRSMMGTVAQSIADHVIITSDNPRSEDPQDIMNMIVAGMSDHHTSSVELIADRAAAIMTAVRQAQAHDVVLVAGKGHETTQEIQGKRFDFSDQAHLRLVSGGAV; encoded by the coding sequence ATGACCCATCGCGATGTATTGCCTTATTTAAGGCTAAGCCTTGTACCCAGCGCCAAATTGGTTGCAGATACCCGTCTTATTACAAAGGGCGATGTGTTTCTAGCCTACTCGGTTGGACACGGGAAGGCCCTCCGAGATGGACGGATTTATATCGCTCAGGCACTCTCCCGAGGGGCTACCTATGTGTTATATCAACCAAACACTGATGAAGCACAAAACCTTGCTTGGGAATCCGATTTGGATGAGCGTTGCATTGCGGTTCCTGAGCTTGCCAAGCATGCTGGATGGTTAAGTTCAGTGTGGTATGGCAAGCCCAGTGAGGTGGTGCCAGTGATTGGCGTGACTGGCACGAATGGTAAGACCAGTGTGACCCAATGGCTTGCACAATGCTTATCTGAGAGAGCTGCCGTGATCGGTACACTCGGTAGTGGCTTTCCAAACCAATTACAAGGACTGGGGTACACCACCCCAGATGCGCCCCGCCTACAAATGGAGCTTGCTAGCTTAAAAGCAAAAGGGGCTGAATATATTGCGCTCGAGGTATCTTCACATGCCCTAGAGCAAGGACGTGTGAATGGCACTCACTTTGCTTGCGCCGTCTTTACGAATCTTAGCCGTGATCACTTGGATTATCACGGCAGCATGGCAGAGTATGGTGCCGCAAAAGCCCGACTTTTTCTTGATTTTCATCCAAAGAATGTTGTGATCAATATTGATGATTCCTTTGGACGCGAGCTACTAATGAGTATGGCCACGCGCGAGGGTGTGGAGATTTGGGCATACGGTATGTCTCAAAGCTCATTTCAGGGATTAGAAAAATTACAAAGCCGCTTCAAAGCTATATATTTTCAGGAGTACACATTTGGAAAGAATGCCTATCAATGTCAGTTGAGTATTGATGGAGTCAATCATTCGGTCACTATTCCTGTATTAGGCAAATTTAATTTAAGTAATGCCTTAGCCGTGATTTCAACCCTGATGGTCTTTAGAATTCCAGATGCACTGAAGCGACTCTCGAACCTAAAACCTGTTTTAGGTCGCATGGAAGTGATTCACAGTGATCGCGCAGACACCCCATTGATGGTGGTTGATTACGCCCACACCCCTGACGCATTACAAAAAGTTTTAGAAACCTTAAAGCCCATTGCGCAAGGGCGCGGAGGAAAATTGTTGTGCGTATTTGGCTGTGGTGGTGATCGGGATCAAGAAAAGCGCTCCATGATGGGTACAGTTGCGCAATCGATCGCTGATCATGTGATCATTACAAGTGATAACCCACGCTCCGAAGACCCACAAGACATCATGAATATGATTGTGGCTGGTATGAGTGACCATCACACCTCATCCGTTGAGCTCATTGCAGATCGCGCTGCAGCCATCATGACCGCAGTTAGACAAGCTCAAGCCCACGATGTTGTTCTAGTTGCCGGTAAGGGCCATGAGACCACTCAAGAAATTCAGGGAAAACGTTTTGACTTTTCGGATCAAGCGCATTTGCGGCTGGTGAGTGGAGGAGCGGTTTGA